The window CCTTGGCGGCATTTGACAAGACCACGGGCGCACTGGACGTGAATTGGGATCCCGGTTTGGCGGATCCCGTAGACCTCAGCGTCGAAGCGCTGGCGGTGGCAGACGGCAAAGTATATGTGGGCGGACGTTTCAAGTCCGTCCGGGGAGGACTGCGCACTCGCAACAACCTTGCGGCGTTCAGCGAAGCCGACGGCAACAGTCCCGCCGGCGTGGATTTCGCATGGGATCCCAACATGGACAAAAACGTCTACGCCATAGCCGTTTTTGGAAACCGGGTGTATGTCGGCGGCGCCTTCGAGTATGTGACGGCATCGAGCGTGCAGCGCAGAGGAGCGGCGGCCTTCAACAAGGCGGATGGATCCAGCGCCGCCGTGCTAGATCCTTGGAACCCAAGACTTTCCTATCCGGATCTATATCCATGGATGGGCGACTGGCCGGTCGTAAACGCCTTTGCTTTCGCGGGCGATCGCGTGCACCTCGGGGGTGAGTTCACCAAGGCCAACACGTCCATCGTGCGCAACTACTTGGCGGCCTTCGAATTGGCCAACGGCTCGAATCCCGGAACCGTGGACGCCGCATGGAATCCGAACTTGGACGATGCCGTCAATACGCTTGCGATATCGGACGGACGCCTGTACGCGGGGGGCGATTTCACAACCGTCAACGGCGGAGCAGCTACCCGCAACCGCGTGGCCGCGTTCAATGTCGCGGGTGGCGGCGCCTCAGCCATGGTGGATCCGTGGAATCCCAACATCAACTCGACCGTCTGGGCGGTGGCGGTAAGCGGCCCGCGCGTTTTTGTTGGCGGAACTTTCAGCGCCGTCGGTGGCTCCACGACACGCTATGCCTTGGCGGCGTTCAACACGGCCAACGGCTCGAATCCCGCTGTGCTCGATGCGTGGAATCCGAGTTCCAGCAGCAGCAACTACATCTTTACTTTGGCGCCGTCGCGAAGCGCGGGCATCATCGTGGGCGGCAGCTTTACCTACATGGGCCACGAAACACGCCGCCGTATCGCCGGATTTAATACCGATTGGGACAATCCTCCATACGTTATGTGGCAAATGCCTGCTTCGGGCGGTGCGATCGGCAGTAGTCATGCCGCCATTGACGTGACGTTCAATGAACCCGTCTATGGAGTTGACGCAGGCGATCTCATTCTTACCGGCCCTGCGGCCACCGGTGCGGTCGTGGGGACGCCCACCTTCCAGCACGGATTTACCGGCTCCACGCCGCGCACCATGTGGCGCTTCCCCGTCCTCAATCTTTCGAGCGGAACACTGAACGTCAGTCTGTCTCCAACGGTGGGCGCCATCGTTGACGAGGCCGGCTCGACGCTCAATCCCAGTCCGACAACCTCGACGTATACCGTAACGGCCACGCCGGCCACGTTGCCTTTTTTTGAGGATTTTGAGAGCGGCAGCCTGGCTTCCTATTGGGATTCGCGCGGAACAGCCTATTTCGGCAACACCGTAACCTCCCTGTACGATCCCCATGCCGGATCCTATCACCTGCTGCTTGATGAAGCGTTGACCGGTTACCTGTCGCGCAACGAAGTCACATTGACATTGGATCTTGCCGGCCGCGCCAATGTCGAACTTTCCTTCTGGATGAAAGAACTCCTCGACGACGATCACGGTCCGCCGTCCATTCCGTATTTGAACGGTGCGGACTACGACGGGGTGGCGATCAGCGCCGACGGCTTGATGTGGTACGAAATACAGGGATTGCGCACGGCGGACGGGATTTCCGGATCGTATACCCAATTCACCATTGACCTCGATGCGGCGGCCGCCGCCCACGGCCTTGCCTACAACAACCATTTCCAGATCCGTTTCAACCACTACGACAATTGGCCCGCCTCGAGCAGCGGGTTTGTATTCGACGACATCCGTGTGCGCGAAGTCGTGACAACGCCGGCCGTCGTGAATGTAACGAGTCAGCACCCCAACGGCACTTTTCCACTGGGCGAGGTCGTTGACGTTCAGGTCGTTTTCTCGACTCCTGTGGCGGTAATGGGATCGCCAACTCTCGAACTCGAAACCGGCGCCGTGAATCGTCTCGCGGCAATGATCGGCGGCGATGGGACGAACACGCTCGTTTTCCGTTATACGGTGCAAGCGGGCGACAGTTCGCCAGACCTTGATTATGCCGGCAGCGACGCCCTGCAACTCAACGGAGGCAGCATTCGCGACGCCGCCACGGGTACGCTGGACGCCGACCTTGCGCTCCCCATTCCCGGCGAAGCGAATTCGCTTGGATTCAACAAGAACATCGCCATAGACACTGTGGCCCCTTCCGTCGGGACGCTCGAAGTGCAAGCGCCCCTTGTCATGAATCTCTCATATAACCAGGCGATGGGAACGGGCGTACTTGACCCGGCCCGTTACACGCTTTCCGGCTTGGGCCAAGGATCGCTTGCAAATCATCCCGATCAGGTGGAGGACCTCGGCGGCAACGTGTACAAGCTTTCATGGGCAGGCGGCGAAATGCGGACCGGACATGATGTAACCGTCACTGTGACAGATGTATTCGATCTCATCGGCAACCCGATCGGTCCCTCGAACAGCGCCACGCACACGGAAGGCGGCATGGGTGTTGCCCCTACCGTGACCGGCATCATGGTCCAAAGCGGACGATTCATCTTGGTTGAATTCAGCGAGACCATGGGAAGCGGCGCCATCCTTGCATCCAATTACACGCTGGCTGGTTCGGGAAAAGGCACGCTGGCCGCCAACCCGAACGACGTCCAATGGATTGCCGACAACGAATATCGCTTGGAATGGACCACCGGAGAAATGCGCGACGGCGGCGATATTGTGATTTCGGTCTCAAACGCTGTGGATCTGGTGGGAAACGGCATGGGCGATCCCGATTCGGGAACACATCCAGGCGGCGGAATCGGATATGCGCCCGAACTGGCCGAAGTGGACGTGCAGGATGAGAGCCATATTGACTTAATTTTTAACGAGGACATGGGCGCGGGCGTAGCCGATGTGGACCACTTTACCGTTTCCGGTCCGGGCGCGGGCAGTCTGACGATGCACCCTTCTTCCGTCGAGGCTTTGGGCGCATCCTATTACCGGCTGGCATGGTCTTCGGGTGAAATGCGCGACGGCGGCGACGTGACGGTGACTGCGGCGAATGTCCATGATCGTGCCGGTAATCCAATCGGTCCGTTGAATTTTGCCGTGGACATCGGTGGCGGCATTGGCATTCCCCCTGGGTTGGCTGATGCGACGGTCATGGACCTGCGCATGGTTCTTGTCGTTTTCAGCGAGTGGATGGGAAGCGATGCGGTCAATGCTGAAAACTACACGCTTTCGGGATCAGGCCGTGGAACGCTGGCCGAGCATCCGAATAGCGTGGAAGACACCGGCATGGGGATGTACCGGCTGCAATGGGCCTCCGGTGAAATGCTCGACGGCGGCGATATCACCATTACGGCTTCGGGTGTTGCGGACCTTGTCGGCAATCCCATCGGCACGGCCCATACGGCCACCGATCCCGGCGCGGGCATTGGCGGGGCGCCCCGCGTGACGAGCGTGCAGGTCCTGACGGGCTCTACCGTGCGTCTATCGTTCAATGAACCCATGATGGGAGGCGATCTCGGCGATGCAAGCCGCTACATGGTTTCCGGCGACGGGATGGGCACCCTCTCCATCCATCCGGATACCATAACCACCGAGGGTTCATCGGCTGTCGTCGCGGGATGGAATGAGGGCGAAATGCGACAAGGCGGCTCCATCTCGCTTACGGCCGCCAATGTCCGGGATTTGGCCGGCAATCTCATCGGAGCGTCCAACAGCGCCACCCATGCCGACGGCGGCATGGGTGTTCCCCCCACAGGGATGCTGGTCCTGAACGATGCAGCGGTATTCACGCGCGACCGGCAGGTAACCGCCACTTTCCTCGGCGCCGACGGCACGGGTAGCGCCCTTGACGCCATGCGATTCGGCAATGGCGTGGCGGAATGGTCCGATTGGCGCACCTATTCCGTCTCATCGGCGTGGGAACTTCCCGACGGCCAGTCATGGAAGACGGTTTATGCCCAGTTGCGCGATGCCGCCGGCAACGTGTCGGACGAAACGATCGCCGACACGATAGCCCTCGACACGGAACCCCTTGCCCTGTCGCCCGGAAGCGATACCGCCGTGGAAGCGGAGTACGGCTCCTCATGTCTCCTGGAAGTCCGTGCCGAAGGAATTTTCGGAACGCCCCTCTATACATGGAGCAAACGAAACAACGAAGGCCAATGGCAAATCCTTTCCGGTCCGGCCAAAGACGTTACGGGTTCGCAATACTGGATCGCCCCCGTAACCGTTTCCAGTGCCGGGGCATACCGATGCGAAGCAGCCGATGAAACCGAAACGGCTGGTCCCGTCGAATTTATCGTGACGGTGAGCGACCCGCTGGAAAGCCTGCCGTTGTTTGGATTCGCTGGGATCCTGCTTCTTGCGTTATGCTGCCTTTTGGCAGGCTTCACGTGTCTGCGCAAATTTTCGTGTTGACAGGCATTCGATAAATCAACGCTAATCCACCAACTCTGCGGGCGAGAATCCATCAAATTCCACCGTCCCAGCGGCGTTTCTCGTGCTCGTGCTCGTAATCGTCATCGTAATTGCAGTTGATCGGAGAAACATGTCCCCGCCGGCTGACTTCATTTCAACAAACAATAAAGTGTAATGCACGAGACGAATCAAGAGCGATTTCAATCAGTGGTCAAATGTGGTTTGACGAGAGCGGTCCATGCGTCGTAACCGGCTTGGTTGAGGTGGAGGCCGTCGGATTGAAACATGTCTTTCCGGGGCTGGCCGTCGGCGCCCAGAATTGTCCCGCTGGTCTCGACGTGGACTATGCCGGCATCGCCTTGGGCGTATTCGGCCACGCGGGCGTTGAAGTCTTTCATCATGGAGTAAAGATTCCAACGGGCGATACTCGGTTTGGCGGCGAGCACGATGATGCGTGAAGCCGGCGAGGACTGGCGGATATGTTCGACGACCTCCTTGAAATCGTCGAAGACCACCGTGGCAGGCCTGCCGTGCGCGATGTCGTTGTCGCCCGCGTACAGAACGACGGTCGTGGGCTTGTGCGGTGTTACGATGCGGTCGAGATAGTACGCGATGTCGCTGTATTCGCATCCGCCGAAACCGCGATTGATCGTCTTGAATTCCGGGAAGCAGCGTTTCAAGTCCCACAGGCGAATCGTTGAACTGCCGACGAAGAACACGGTGTCGGGCGCTGGCGGGTTGGCCCGGTCCTGTTCCTCGAACGCTTGTATGTCTTTCTCATAAGGCATCGCGCGAACGAGTTCGAGCGCCTGGATGAATGCCTCGCCGGCAACCCCTGCCTCTTTGTCGCCTCCCGCGAACTTGAATTCGATGGCGCCGTTGCGCGGTCTGAGCGATCGCAGTTCGATGTCGAGCACGCGGTTCGGACCGTCGGCCTTCTCCGCCACATCCATCTTCTCAATCATCGGCTGGCCGTTCACGAACACCGACACGCGGTTCTTCGCCGTGTCGAATCCGCGCGTCGCGGCGAACTTCAGCGTTGCGCGGTACATGCCCGGCGCGACAGTTGCATTCACGATAAACTCCGGCGCATGAATCCCGTAGCGATAGAGATTGGGCGAGTCCGTACCCTCGATGGTTTCCGCGACGGGTTCCGTCCACCACGCCGCACCGACGACATCCGCGCCCTGGTTCATGCGGACAATCCACTCCGTGGCCGGACGCCACGCATTCCCGGCCTTGTCGCACAAGTCTTCACGTCCCGAATAGCCGAACACCATGCGTTGCGGATCCACGGGCCCTTCGCCGGACCCGAACCCGCTTGAGCCCGTGGCGGCGGAGGAGACCACGCGATGAACACGCACTCTTGCCCCTTGCGACAACGGATTCTTTTCCCCGCGCACGACCACGCGTAGTTCGTGTTTGCCTTCGCTCAGCCCGCTTCGCGCGAAGAGCGTTTGCGCGTCCCGCCCAACCGGGCACCAGCAATCGATGCCGGCCCGCTGTTTCTCGCCGTCAATAAAAACGTCCGCCAATCCCCCCGCCGGTTCGACGTCGCCGATAACTCGCACTTGGTTGCCGTCGAAAGCGCAGGTTATCGCAGCCCCTGTTGTTTCGCTCGCATCATGCGAATCCCATGTTCCCGTCCGCGTGAACGCTTCACCGGATGATGCGTTCTTTGGATCGTCGCCTTCGACAGCGATCGCCGTCAGGCCATCGTGGCGAATCGTCACAATGTAGTCGCCATTGGGAAGCGGCTTCATGCTGAAACCATTTCCGTCGGCAACTTCACGCCTTTGCAAGGAAATACCGTCGCCGGTGATGTGCGACGGTTCAAAAGCCAGCCGGAGAACGGTTAGGGTATGTTCAGGAGAATCGAATGTCGTAAAAGCGATACGGCCCTTCTCATAGGCCGCATCCACAATCTCCGCCGAACTCCGCATGACATGATTTTCGCGGTTTGGGCCGAAGAGATCGGGCATCCATGCCATGATTTGCAGCATGGTCCGCATCGCGAGCGGGTGGATGATATTGAGCCACGATGCGGCCACGATCGGATTGCCCAGGAGTCCGTCAACGACCGTCCCGTTGTCGAGCGCATCGTAGGATCCGAGTATGGCCATGCGCCGTGCGAGTTCCCGCGCCCACGCGTCGTCGGCCAACGCCGCGTATTGCGCCAACGCGCCTGCCGTGAGTTGCTGGCCATAGGACAAGGATGTGCCGCAGCAACTCGGCGATTCGGGCATCGCCCACGCGCCGCTGTACACTTCCGCCGCCGAATTGGGATCCACGCCGGTTCGGTTCAGGAGCAGCGTCAGCACATTGCGCACGTCGGACTTCCACAAGGGAAACGCTTCGCGATAGTCCATCACATATTGCATCGCCCACACGTTGACCAGCGAAATCACCGGGCATTCCCAGTCCCAGTAGCAGCGCCCCCACGTGTCCACCGCGGCCCATTTTGGAAATAGGACGTCGTTGAGATAAGCGTGTCCCGCGTCGCGCGCCCGCATGATGGCGTCGTCTGTGCCGCGATAGCCGAGCCGAATGAGTGAATCCAGGAATCGCAGGATAAACGTTACGCTGCCGGTCAGTTCATTGCTCCAATTGACCTCTTCGGGATTTGCGTAACGCGGCCACGGCGGTTCGCCAGGCGTCCGGTTGCAGTGCTGAGCCAACAAATCGCCCCAGTGCCTTGCAGCCTCGAAGTACCGCGCATCGCCAAGTATCCGATAGGCGCGCAGGATGGCCGCGCCGATGTCCGCCGAAAGATCGAGTTGGATGAATCCCTTTGGATCGCATGGGCCGTAGGGCTTGCCCTTTGTGGGCACGCTGATCGGGAAGTTCGGCCACGGATGATCCGATGGCGTCTGGGCATAATCGAGAATGTAATCGGCCTGCAACTTGATGAAGCCGAGGGCGGCCGGGTCGCCCGCGTAGCGATAATAGTCCGCAAAGCCGTTGATCAAACTGACGGTCCGCTGGCCAAGGTCGCCGCACATCCAATTTTCCAACGGTGGCGCGCCGATGTTCCCTTCCGCGTCTATGCTCCACATCGAGGTGTATACGAAATGCGGCGCAGCCATGACGGCCTTGTCCGTGCCGACCCACGGGTAGCGTTTGAGTGTTTCCATGGATACGCGCACACGATAGTCAATCTGTCCGTTCAGCCCTTGATACCATGGCGCGATGACGCCATGCGCGTCCTCAATGGCCGGATGTCCATAATATGCCGGCAGTGTCGTCGCGCCGTTTGCCAGAAATCCGATCAGCAATGTCGTCATCATGCCGGGCGCCCACTCCTTATTGCCGCGTGTATGTGGATGATAGGGAAATGAGGAAATGAAGGGGGGTAGCGGAAAAAATTTTTACAATTTTCAATATCCCCAAACAGTCTCCTTGTCTTTTCTTTTGCACAACGGGATGGCGATCGTCAGAGATTTGCCAGGTTCGCCACATATTCCTTGCTGCCGTCGTTGGCCCATGCATCCAGCTGATTCGGGTCTTTGAGTTGCTGGCCGCGCTGACGAGGCACGGCAAGGTAGCCTATCCGGATGTCGGAAAGGCCCGTCATGTCGCTCCAGAGTTTTTCGAATTGGGCGACGGGATACACGTCTTCCTGCCCATGGCCCCATCGTCGCTTGACATCCTTGATGGTTACATAGGTCGGCATCCGGTGCGCCATGGCGCGGACGGCGTGGGTGATTTTATCGGCTGGACCGTCGAGATCGGCCCGCGTGAGGCCGAACAAGGCCAGCAGCGGATCAATTTGTATCCATGTGGTCATCGAATTGTAGTACCGCAGTTTGAGTTCGTCCTCCTCGCGCGGCTGGGCAAGCCCTTCGAGCAGGCGCACACGGCCATTGACCCGCGCAAGGCCGCCGCCGCGATCGTCTATGCGGCGGGGGACTACCTCAAAAGTCAGCACATTGCCTGCCTGCAAATGCGCGCCCAGCGCCTCGGCATCGAGATCGGCCCCCAGGGTGTCAATGTTGTGGAGCATGATCGTTTCGAGATGCGGATGCTCCCTGAGCAATTTCGCCAGGACGCCGTTGCGCAGGAGGTTGGGAATTTCGTACCAATGTCCGGGCGGATTGAATCGCTGGATGGCGACGTTGTCCACATAATCGCTTCCTTCGCCCTTGGATCGCGCCCAGTCCATGAGTGCGGCGCGGGCATCCTCGCGGACCTTCTGCTTCTGTTCATCCAGCATTTCCTGGGGCATTTCTTCCCACAGAAAAACGAGATCGCGCACCATCGGGATCAGGCGCTGCCCGATGGATCGCCCCGGACTCAGCACGATCGGTCCCTCGTAGCCGTAACGGCCGTTCAACTCCAGATGTTTCTCGATGGGGCCATGGGTCAGGTAACTGGTCGAGATGATATGTGGTGGGGCCGTTCCGTACCGTTCGGCGCTCACACGGGTCTTGGCCACATGAATTTCAAGAAAACTCCGGTGTTTTCCTCCCAAAAAGAGGAATGGATTGATGGCTTTCACGGCGCCCGCGCCGGTGGTCCAACGGCTTCCAACGCCCGCGGCCAGGGAGAAAACGGCGACGCGACCGTCGCGGAGGGATTCCTCGCCGATACGCCGGCGCTCCGGATCGCCGAACAGGGTGATCACATCGGAGTCGTGCACGTCCTCAATGGAGGTATCCACGGGAAGCCGGTTGTGCGCCAGTCCGATGCGCCCACTGCGCAAGTCTGCCCGGATCTCTTCGTGCTGAATCGAATCGAAGCCGTTTTCGGACTTGATGCGCGCGGCGTCTTCGTCCCATGCCTGTCGCGTGGACTGCGTGGCGGGATCGGCGACCCGGAAAAGATTCGCCGTCAACGTTCGAAGCAACCCGTAAGTCTCGACGGCATCACTGCGACGCGCCGTGAAATGGTCCAATTCGACACGACGCAAGTAAGCGATATCGTCCGCGCTGCGGCGGACCAGTTCCGGGATTTGCAGCGCATAGTAGCGCGTGGGCATGACCGCCTCCTCGCCCAGAAGAAGGCACGAGGTCGATCCCTGTGCATTGATGCGGAAATTGTATACAACGGGATCCATGGCAAAGGGCAGCGCATCTTCGAGCGTGCGTTTGGCGGAGGTCATGATGGCGAGAATTTCATCCCGAAAAGCGTCGCGCCGGGACGGTTCCACAAACATGGCCATGCCGCCGCCCGACATGCCGCCCAACATGAGGAATCCCCAAAAATCGTCTCCAAGGGTGTTGCGCGCTTCTGCGATGACGGTTTCAGTGAAACGGTTTGTAACCCATGGGATGATAGTCTTGAGGGGAACGTCCCAGTTTCGGGTCGTATTGGCGGCGAGTTCGCGGATATCGCCCGATTGGAGCGCGCCGAGAATGTTGTCAAATATGGTGCGCATCGAAAGGCGCGCTTCCCATTCACGTTGGGCCCGAAGAAGGTATTTTTCGGTCACCATTTCGAGGATGGGGCCGACGTTTTGCGCCATCCCGCCGTGAATAAGCACCAAAGACGCGGCCAAACGCTCCTTGATCTCCGGGTGGAGATCGTCCTCCCCCAATATCCGGTGACGCGGCAACAGGCAGCCTTTGCTGATCCCGTATTCCGGATCGCCCTTGCAGGCGATGGCGCCCTCGATGACCTTGATCCCCGGCCAAATGCCGCCGGAGTCCTGCCAGCCGCCGCCGGAACCGCCCAGCCATTCGCCGAGGATTGCGCGCGAGGCCGCCAAGCGGCGCTCTTCCTCCGTAAGCGGACCTTCCAGCGTGGAGGTTTGCCCCGTGGCGCGCATCAATACACTGATGATGGAGGCAAGAAGATTGGTCGAAACCGCAAGGCGCGAACCTTTTGGGATGTCATTGACTTTCGTGACGAGTTCAAGGCCCATGCCGCGCCCTACAATGCGGCCCAAAATTGCCTCGATGGACTGGTTCGTTCCCTCGAAGGACGGCGGGATCAAACCGGACGCGATGACCCCGGCTTTGAGGAGGCTGAGGTAGTCATTGCCGAAATTGAACAGATCCCGCAGATCCGTAACGTCCTTGGTGGTGTCGAGATCGGTACTCGTCAGACGCAGGACCGGTTCCGGAATGGCGCGAACATACGTTTCGATGGGGGGCTGGATGATGTCGTCGCGGCCGTAGACCCCCAGATCCACGGAAATGTTGAGCACCCGTGCGCCTTCCGGGTAATCCATGCCCAGAAAAAAAATGTCCGACCACCCGCTATGGCTCAGATCGAGCCGGACCGGCGTCGTTTCACGCAGGATGGGGTAAAGAAGCGTACCGTTCGGCCGGTAGAGCAGTTCACGGCGCAACCGGATAGGCTGATCGTCCGCATGGCCGACGCGGAACATCCACTGGTTACCCCTGCTGGCCCGGACGCTGCGCCGCACCTGATCGCAAAGCGTTTGAAACGACAAGTGATGATAGGCCTCGGCGAGAGCGCTGAAAAGCGCCGCGTTCGGACCGTGTTGTTTCATGGCCGCGCGGAAACAGTCTATGGCCTCCTCGAACCGGCGGCCCAGCAGATCGTGAAATCCATCGTAGGGAATTGTCCCCGTATCGGGAAAGGCCGGAGATTCCTGAAACGAAAACCGGTAGGCCGCATACAGGAACATGGTCGCCCGAACCCGTTCATAGAGATTGTCCGCCGAACGGCGAAAGGCGTCCAGTTCCTCGCAGGCCGCCATCAGCTCTTGTGGAGAAAGTTCCTCGCACAGCGATCGGAACGGCCGGTTCCGTATCTTGGAACCCTTCGCGGTGATGGTTTCAATCAGTGTGTTCACGAAAAACATCCTCATCCGGCCGGCCGACGCATGCCGGCTTCGGCCAACACGTCCACCAACACTCGCAGGACCTCGTCGCGATCCTTACCGGCCATGCTGATCGCGAGTTGCGTCTGGAGCATTCCGAAACGGGATCCTATATCGTAGCGGGATCCGGACACTTCGACCGCCAGATACCGTTCGCGTTTTGCAAGTTCCTGTAAAGCCGGCGTCAATTGGATCTCCGGATCGCCGTTCTTGTGGGCCGCCACTTCCGGCTCGAGCGCGTCAAACACCGACGGCGGCAGCACATGCATGCCGAACAGGCAGAGATAAAATCCCGCCCGCAATCCCGGCGTTTGCAGGTGCAATTCAGCCATGCTCAGCGAGGGTTTCTCGATGATTTTCTCGATTTGGTACAGACCCGGTGCGTCCGGCACACGCTTACCGCTCAAGGTTCCGTAATGGCCGACCAGATGTTCCCGCGTGACCTGCACCACCGCGACGGCGCATTCCTCGCGTACCGCAACGTCAATCAATTGCTGCGCGCACCGGCGGCTGGGCATGTGTGACACGTAGAGATGATCGCTTAGCAGCAGCAGGAAAGGCTCGTCCTCAACGAATTCGCGCGCAAGATACACGGCATGGCCGTAACCGCGCGGTTCTTCCTGCACGGCAAAATGCAGGTGGCGCAACACGCGATCAATTCGTTGCGCCTGTTCCCGTGCCCAATCCACGCCTTCGTAGGCGTGAAGAAGATTATCGCGCAGCAGATGGAGTTGGGCGCGATATCGCGACTCATCGCCCGGAGCGCAGATCACGCAGACTTCCTCGACACCGCTGTCGAGCGCTTCCTCGGCGATGATCTGAATGACCGGTTTTGCCAATCCGTCGCGGTCCACAATGGGCAGCATTCCCTTCTGAACCGTTTCAGCCACGGGATACAACCGTACGCCGCGACCCGCCGCCGTGATGACTGCCTTTCTGACGTGCATCGTGCCATTCCCTCCCGCGTTGCCGATCCAAATAAAACAACCACAACGCAATATCTCACAGAGATGAAAAAAAACTCATGAATCGAAAGGGCGGATCCTGTTTAGTCGTTTTTTTCGTCTCTTAATATGCCCCGATTGCAAGACCTGTATTCGCGGGGTCATGTTGCAATTTGAATCAGAGTCCCTCTTTCCGTAAAACGATAACATCCTTGCAGACGTCTTTGGCTTTGGTGGCTGAATATTCGCGTTTGGTTTCAATGTACCCGGGCTGCTTGAAAAGGACCTGAATGGCCGGGCTTGGTTTTGCCAACTGGGTCCGCACGGAGTCCACTTTGGACTCATCCGCCAGCGTCTCGCCTGTCTTGCGGTCCGTCACCGTGATGTCCGCCACGCCGTTGGGGTTGCACTGGGTGAAATCGCCATCGGTGGCGGCGTCAAACGCCTCCTTGGTGTCGGCCAGCCAGACCTGAAAGTCAATTTTCTCAATCGCCGGCTCTGTTGAAGCCGACGGCAGGGAGGACGGTGTCGTTTGCATGCCGGGTTGGACAGATGTTGGAGTTGACGCCGGCGATGTTTCATGCGTATTGCCGCCGCGCCCGGACATGAATAATCCGGCGGCAGCGATAATGATCGCCAGAACGGCTGCGCCGGCCACGGCAGGTATCGTGAGACTTCGTTTGGACGGTGCGGCGGGCTGAGCCGGTTGCCCGGACGGCTGGCCGCCGAGCGCGATGGTCGGCGTCGCGGCGGCGGAACGTTGCGGGCCGGTCGCCACGGTGGCCGCATGATCCGGCAGATGACTCGACACGACCGTTGCGTCGGCTTCACCCGCCATGACGGTGGCGTCGGTGGAAGCGGCGGAACGTCCGCACGGGCCGACGCCCGTAATTGCCGGATCGGGCTGAGCCTTGAGAGATTCCATTAATGCGGCGGCCATGGCCACACCCGTCGGATAACGTTGCGCGGGATTCTTGCTCAACGCCTTCATGATGACCTTGCTGAGGCATTCGTTGACGGCGAAGTTGAGTTCCTTCGGTTCGACGGGATCCACCTTGATGACCTTGTGCATGACGGTGCTGAGCACTTCGCCGGTGAACGGCTTTTCGCCGGTCAACATTTCATAAACGATCAGCGCCACGGAGAAGAGGTCGGAACGCCCGTCAATCTTGTGTCCCATGAACTGCTCGGGACTCATGTAATGCGGCGTGCCGATCATCGCGCCTTCCTGCGTCAGGTTCGAGTCGCTGACGTGCGCGATGCCGAAGTCGGCAATCTTGACGGTTCCGTCGGACAACATCATGATATTGGCTGGTTTGATGTCGCGATGGACGATGCCCTGCGCATGCGCCAGCGCCAGCGCCTTGCAGATTTGCGCGCC of the Candidatus Hydrogenedentota bacterium genome contains:
- a CDS encoding immunoglobulin domain-containing protein — protein: MAIAKKIAILWMGLFVVCESACALTEYADIPANIPRIDNNYVKAIAVGTTHVYVGGSFTTVSNGTVRAALAAFDKTTGALDVNWDPGLADPVDLSVEALAVADGKVYVGGRFKSVRGGLRTRNNLAAFSEADGNSPAGVDFAWDPNMDKNVYAIAVFGNRVYVGGAFEYVTASSVQRRGAAAFNKADGSSAAVLDPWNPRLSYPDLYPWMGDWPVVNAFAFAGDRVHLGGEFTKANTSIVRNYLAAFELANGSNPGTVDAAWNPNLDDAVNTLAISDGRLYAGGDFTTVNGGAATRNRVAAFNVAGGGASAMVDPWNPNINSTVWAVAVSGPRVFVGGTFSAVGGSTTRYALAAFNTANGSNPAVLDAWNPSSSSSNYIFTLAPSRSAGIIVGGSFTYMGHETRRRIAGFNTDWDNPPYVMWQMPASGGAIGSSHAAIDVTFNEPVYGVDAGDLILTGPAATGAVVGTPTFQHGFTGSTPRTMWRFPVLNLSSGTLNVSLSPTVGAIVDEAGSTLNPSPTTSTYTVTATPATLPFFEDFESGSLASYWDSRGTAYFGNTVTSLYDPHAGSYHLLLDEALTGYLSRNEVTLTLDLAGRANVELSFWMKELLDDDHGPPSIPYLNGADYDGVAISADGLMWYEIQGLRTADGISGSYTQFTIDLDAAAAAHGLAYNNHFQIRFNHYDNWPASSSGFVFDDIRVREVVTTPAVVNVTSQHPNGTFPLGEVVDVQVVFSTPVAVMGSPTLELETGAVNRLAAMIGGDGTNTLVFRYTVQAGDSSPDLDYAGSDALQLNGGSIRDAATGTLDADLALPIPGEANSLGFNKNIAIDTVAPSVGTLEVQAPLVMNLSYNQAMGTGVLDPARYTLSGLGQGSLANHPDQVEDLGGNVYKLSWAGGEMRTGHDVTVTVTDVFDLIGNPIGPSNSATHTEGGMGVAPTVTGIMVQSGRFILVEFSETMGSGAILASNYTLAGSGKGTLAANPNDVQWIADNEYRLEWTTGEMRDGGDIVISVSNAVDLVGNGMGDPDSGTHPGGGIGYAPELAEVDVQDESHIDLIFNEDMGAGVADVDHFTVSGPGAGSLTMHPSSVEALGASYYRLAWSSGEMRDGGDVTVTAANVHDRAGNPIGPLNFAVDIGGGIGIPPGLADATVMDLRMVLVVFSEWMGSDAVNAENYTLSGSGRGTLAEHPNSVEDTGMGMYRLQWASGEMLDGGDITITASGVADLVGNPIGTAHTATDPGAGIGGAPRVTSVQVLTGSTVRLSFNEPMMGGDLGDASRYMVSGDGMGTLSIHPDTITTEGSSAVVAGWNEGEMRQGGSISLTAANVRDLAGNLIGASNSATHADGGMGVPPTGMLVLNDAAVFTRDRQVTATFLGADGTGSALDAMRFGNGVAEWSDWRTYSVSSAWELPDGQSWKTVYAQLRDAAGNVSDETIADTIALDTEPLALSPGSDTAVEAEYGSSCLLEVRAEGIFGTPLYTWSKRNNEGQWQILSGPAKDVTGSQYWIAPVTVSSAGAYRCEAADETETAGPVEFIVTVSDPLESLPLFGFAGILLLALCCLLAGFTCLRKFSC